A window from Mesorhizobium sp. WSM2240 encodes these proteins:
- the ehuC gene encoding ectoine/hydroxyectoine ABC transporter permease subunit EhuC, whose product MTQWSGYIGLILDGALVTIQLTVLGSALALVMAFLAGLGRLSRFFAVRALATVYIEFFRGTSIFVQLFWAYFVLPFFGISLTPLQAGILALGLNVGAYGAEVVRGAIKSVGREQYEACTALNLGRWQCMRHIILPQALLVMLPTFGNNAIELLKATAVVSLISLTDMTFQAQVVRAQTGNTLVPFTTILLLYFAFALVISWGVRGLERRMARGLDGVRA is encoded by the coding sequence ATGACCCAATGGTCCGGCTATATCGGCCTTATCCTCGACGGCGCGCTGGTCACAATCCAGCTCACCGTGTTGGGATCGGCGCTGGCGCTGGTTATGGCGTTCCTGGCCGGGCTCGGCCGGCTGTCGCGCTTCTTCGCGGTGCGTGCGCTGGCGACCGTCTATATCGAATTCTTCCGCGGCACCTCGATCTTCGTACAGCTTTTCTGGGCCTATTTCGTATTGCCCTTCTTCGGCATCTCGCTGACGCCGCTGCAGGCCGGCATTCTGGCGCTTGGCCTCAATGTTGGCGCTTACGGCGCGGAAGTGGTGCGCGGCGCGATCAAATCGGTCGGCCGCGAGCAGTACGAGGCCTGCACCGCGCTCAATCTCGGCCGCTGGCAATGCATGCGCCACATCATCCTGCCGCAGGCGCTCCTGGTGATGCTGCCGACCTTCGGCAACAATGCGATCGAGCTGCTGAAGGCGACGGCGGTGGTGTCGCTGATTTCGCTGACAGACATGACGTTTCAGGCGCAGGTGGTGCGCGCCCAGACCGGAAACACTCTGGTGCCGTTCACCACCATCCTGCTTCTCTATTTCGCTTTTGCCCTCGTCATCTCATGGGGCGTGCGCGGGCTTGAACGCCGCATGGCGCGCGGCCTCGACGGAGTTCGAGCCTGA
- the ehuB gene encoding ectoine/hydroxyectoine ABC transporter substrate-binding protein EhuB — protein MKKIAILAGTAGVAAAAILAAFVASGPSAADDNKLEELRAQGFARVAIANEPPFTAVGADGKVSGAAPDVAREIFKRLGVPEIVASISEYGAMIPGLQAGRHDAVTAGLFMKPERCAAVAYSEPVLCDAEAFLLKKGNPKGFKSFADIAKDPTGTIGAPGGGTEEKLALEAGVPRDRVIVVPDGQSGLKMLQDGRIDVYSLPVLSINDLASKANDPNLEVVAPVEGAPVYCDGAAFRKGDEALRDAFDVELAKLKESGEFAKIIEPYGFSAAAAMSTSREKLCAAQ, from the coding sequence GTGAAGAAAATAGCAATTCTGGCCGGCACTGCCGGCGTGGCGGCCGCGGCCATTTTGGCGGCATTCGTGGCTTCCGGCCCTAGCGCTGCCGACGACAACAAGCTCGAGGAGCTGAGGGCGCAGGGCTTTGCCCGCGTCGCCATCGCCAATGAGCCGCCTTTCACGGCAGTCGGCGCCGACGGCAAGGTCTCGGGCGCCGCGCCCGATGTGGCCCGCGAGATATTCAAGCGCCTCGGGGTTCCGGAAATCGTCGCCTCGATCTCGGAATACGGCGCGATGATCCCTGGCCTGCAGGCCGGCCGTCATGACGCCGTCACCGCCGGCCTGTTCATGAAGCCGGAGCGCTGCGCCGCCGTCGCCTATTCCGAGCCGGTGCTTTGCGACGCCGAAGCATTCCTGCTCAAGAAGGGCAATCCGAAGGGCTTCAAGAGTTTCGCCGACATCGCCAAGGATCCGACCGGCACGATCGGTGCGCCGGGCGGCGGCACGGAAGAGAAGCTGGCGCTCGAAGCGGGTGTGCCGCGCGACCGCGTCATCGTGGTGCCGGATGGCCAGAGCGGCCTGAAGATGCTGCAGGACGGCCGCATCGACGTCTATTCGCTGCCAGTCCTGTCGATCAACGACCTCGCCAGCAAGGCCAATGACCCGAACCTCGAAGTGGTCGCTCCTGTCGAGGGCGCTCCCGTTTATTGCGATGGCGCCGCCTTCAGGAAGGGCGACGAAGCGCTGCGCGACGCATTCGACGTCGAGCTCGCCAAGCTGAAGGAATCGGGCGAGTTCGCCAAGATCATCGAGCCCTACGGCTTCTCGGCCGCGGCGGCTATGTCAACCTCGCGCGAAAAGCTCTGCGCGGCGCAGTAG